In Candidatus Coatesbacteria bacterium, the genomic stretch GGCTGGCAATATCCAGGAACAGATGCCACACATCAATAATGAAGAAGCCACTAAGATGGTATGTGTGGTCGAGTTCTTAAAAGTGCTTGGCTACAATACTTCTAACCTGGCCGAGGTTCAGCCGGAGTTTATTGCAGATATTGGTGAAAAGAAGGGAGAAAAAGTTGACTACGCCATAATGAAGGAAGGAAAGCCCGTCATGCTGATCGAAGTAAAGATGATCAACACAAATCTGGACACCGTCGACGATTCACAACTGCGGCGG encodes the following:
- a CDS encoding restriction endonuclease; this translates as MDFKDKLNRLAGNIQEQMPHINNEEATKMVCVVEFLKVLGYNTSNLAEVQPEFIADIGEKKGEKVDYAIMKEGKPVMLIEVKMINTNLDTVDDSQLRR